The Pseudomonadota bacterium genome window below encodes:
- a CDS encoding lysophospholipid acyltransferase family protein — protein MRKALSFLNLIFTTIFLSMVALVVSPFDSKGEAIHRIARLWASIHLKIGGISVSLEGLEGISNPPYIFMCNHQSALDIFALLSALPLSFKWIAKRELFFIPFFGWTMKRAGYISLDRKNPREALKAIDEAARKIKEGMNIIIFPEGTRSKDGSLLPFKKGGFSLALRARVPIVPVGIWGTSRLQPKGSFIPKEKGIIYIRIGEPMHIEEESRSAKTKIMLEVRRHIERLMAYKEIK, from the coding sequence ATGAGGAAAGCACTCTCTTTCCTGAACCTTATATTTACCACGATATTTCTTTCCATGGTAGCCCTTGTTGTGTCCCCCTTTGATAGCAAAGGGGAGGCAATTCACAGGATTGCAAGGCTATGGGCAAGTATTCACCTGAAGATAGGCGGTATAAGTGTTTCCCTTGAAGGGTTAGAGGGTATATCAAATCCTCCTTATATATTCATGTGCAACCACCAGAGCGCCCTTGATATTTTTGCCCTTCTTTCTGCGCTCCCCTTATCTTTTAAATGGATAGCCAAAAGGGAGCTTTTCTTTATACCTTTTTTTGGATGGACAATGAAGAGGGCAGGATACATAAGCCTTGACAGAAAAAATCCAAGAGAGGCATTAAAGGCAATAGATGAAGCAGCCCGCAAAATCAAGGAAGGGATGAACATCATCATCTTTCCCGAAGGGACAAGGAGTAAGGATGGGAGCCTCCTTCCTTTTAAGAAGGGCGGGTTTTCTCTCGCCCTTCGTGCAAGGGTTCCCATTGTGCCTGTTGGTATATGGGGGACAAGCAGATTACAACCAAAAGGTAGTTTTATTCCAAAAGAAAAAGGGATAATATATATAAGGATAGGCGAACCGATGCATATTGAAGAAGAAAGCCGTTCTGCAAAAACGAAGATAATGCTTGAGGTGAGAAGGCATATCGAGAGGTTAATGGCATATAAGGAAATAAAGTGA